A window of Pangasianodon hypophthalmus isolate fPanHyp1 chromosome 29, fPanHyp1.pri, whole genome shotgun sequence genomic DNA:
TTTTAACCCTCCAACACACAAAGATGAGCAGCCAGGAGCAGAGAAAcatccacagtgtgtgtgtgtgtgtgtgtgtgtgtgtgtgtgtgtctttagcTCTCGGGCAGTAGTCTCTGCAGTGTGGCACGAAGGCTGTCTCGAGCACTGATGCATGAGTCCAAGGACTTGTTTTGTCTagaagagacacacagagacatgcaggcacacacacacacacacacacacacacacacacacacacagagacacataaGAAAGTTTGTAAACTAAACGTTCCTAATCACCACAGTCATTGTCGAGTTTTGCTAAAATGTTTATTGCAGTAACTGTGAGGTTTTTagaccactgtgtgtgtgtgtgtgtgtgtgtgtgtgtgtttacctggcCAAAAAAGCTTGCAGCACAGCGATGTGCTCTCTGGGAAAATACTTCTGCTTCACTGCATGCTCCAAACACTGCAGGTGACCTGGTACGACTGCCACGGGTTTTAATTTATCCtcactctaaacacacacacacacacacacacacaaaataagacAATGAAGACAATAAAACAGATATATTACAAATAGGTTTTCCATATACTGCCAAAGATAACTATAAAAGTCTGTGCATATTCATGTCATGGTGTCCAGAAGtgtaagtggtgtgtgtgtgtgtgtgggtgtgtgtgtgtgtgggtgtgtgtgtgtttattgtacctttaaaagACCAAGCATCACCAGTAACGCAGAGATGAAACTAAATGTCTGGACTGATGGCGTGGAAAAGGCTTTACTCAAAACAGCATCTGgaaatgatcacacacacacacacacacacacacacacacacactttagaactatatacactacagttCACATCTCTATAAAGCAGGATGGAGAGAAACTGTGTTCAGTACCAACACTGTCCAACACCGCTGCTTTCACCTCAAGATCCTCTTCCTTATACACAGACGAGATCTTCAGAAAAGCCTCTACAGTCTTACTCACGTCTGTCACATCCAcctacatttacacacacacacacacacacacacacacacacacacacacacacacacacacacagagagagagagagtaatatcCTGTATAAAGATGACTCATGGTGGTATATCTCTCAGTCTATTTCTTAAAGCTGTACTCCTACAGCACTGAGAGAGAAGAATAAAGAGGTTCATGTCTCTCAGTCAGACCTGTTTCTGGATCAGTTGGACTCTCTGGTCTCCGAGGCGCAGCAGTTTCTCTGGAGACGGGAAACAGAGGAAGGACGAGACGTCTGGAGGGCGAGGGGCTGAAGGTGGAGTCGATAtctgtatgcacacacacacacacatacacacacacacacacacacacacacacacacacacacacacacacacacacacagaggagtgtATGCGTAAGTATATGCAAAaaattccagtgaaggaggtgtgtcctctgtgtcagtctcactaaaggaggcgtgtcctctgtgtcagtctcactaaaggaggcgtgtcctctgtgtcagtctcactaaaggaggcgtgtcctctgtgcGTCAGTGTCActaaaggaggcgtgtcctctgtgcGTCAGTGTCActaaaggaggcgtgtcctctgtgtgtcagtctcactaaaggaggcgtgtcctctgtgtcagtctcactaaaggaggcgtgtcctctgtgtcagtgtcactaaaggaggcgtgtcctctgtgcGTCAGTGTCActaaaggaggcgtgtcctctgtgcGTCAGTCTCActaaaggaggcgtgtcctctgtgcGTCAGTCTCActaaaggaggcgtgtcctctgtgcGTCAGTCTCACTAAAGGGGGCGTGTCCTCTGTGCGTCAGTCTCACTAAAGGGGGCGTgtcctctgtgtcagtctcactaaaggaggcgtgtcctctgtgtcagtctcactaaaggaggcgtgtcctctgtgcGTCAGTGTCActaaaggaggcgtgtcctctgtgtcagtctcactaaaggaggcgtgtcctctgtgtgtcagtctcactaaaggaggcgtgtcctctgtgcGTCAGTCTCActaaaggaggcgtgtcctctgtgtcagtctcactaaaggaggcgtgtcctctgtgtcagtctcactaaaggaggcgtgtcctctgtgcGTCAGTCTCActaaaggaggcgtgtcctctgcGCGTCAGCGGCActaaaggaggcgtgtcctctgtgcGTCAGTGTCActaaaggaggcgtgtcctgtgtgtgtcagtctcactaaaggaggcgtgtcctTAGCATTTAGATAGTGTCACAATAAGAACACTGACCTGTTCGGTTGCACTGGGCTCATCTTCCCCCTCTTCCTCattttcctcctcttcatcatcatcttcatcatcttcttcctcatcctcccccttctcttcctcctcctcctcatcatcatcatcatcctcctcctcctcctcctcttcatcatcttcgccatcatcatcatcgtcatcatctgGCTCTCCTTCGTCATCACTGTATATGGAGTGAGAGAATGTTAAGGTTcacaggaagtgaggtcatGGTTTTCTTCAGTTTCTTCAATTATAATaactgttttattgtaaatgatGTGTACCTCAGAGAGGCCAGGAGGTTGTCCATGTTCATGCTCTGCATGAGCTCCCGGAGGTTCTCACACCCTTCCTCACCAATACAgttacctacacacacacacacacacacacacacacacacacacaattattattcaTACACAAACAATATTAAAAGGATGCTCAGATCTCTGTAAGAGGAAGGGTGTGTATTACCATTGAGGTCGAGTTTCTCTAGCTGGTCTTTGTGCTTTACTGCTTTTGCAACAGCCAGAGCAGCCTCTCCTGTGATCTCCCCAAACGACAGGTTCAGCTCCTAAACAATAAGAAAGGAGAAATATATCGTAACAGATCACTATTTACATGTACATGCACACCAGTAGAGAGTTGCCAGCTACTCCTAGTTACTATAAACCAGTCTACAGTCCACTGA
This region includes:
- the rangap1a gene encoding ran GTPase-activating protein 1a encodes the protein MASDVVAQLADSLARTQVGEGELSYKGQGLKLDNAESVEEIVKAIREFEGLRALRLEGNTFGVEAAQAIAKALEDKRDFQCCYWSDMFTGRLRSEIPPALTSLGAALISAGAQLKVLDLSDNAFGPDGVKGIETLLKSSACHTLQELRLNNCGMGIGGGKILAAALTHCHKESSKLGAPLRLKIFIAGRNRLENDGATALAQAFQLIGSLEEVHMPQNGINHPGVTALANAVQHNPQLRVLNLNDNTFTKKGAIAMAQALKHLRSVQVINFGDCLVRSEGAFAIAETLKDGLPILKELNLSFGEITGEAALAVAKAVKHKDQLEKLDLNGNCIGEEGCENLRELMQSMNMDNLLASLSDDEGEPDDDDDDDGEDDEEEEEEEDDDDDEEEEEEKGEDEEEDDEDDDEEEENEEEGEDEPSATEQISTPPSAPRPPDVSSFLCFPSPEKLLRLGDQRVQLIQKQVDVTDVSKTVEAFLKISSVYKEEDLEVKAAVLDSVDAVLSKAFSTPSVQTFSFISALLVMLGLLKSEDKLKPVAVVPGHLQCLEHAVKQKYFPREHIAVLQAFLARQNKSLDSCISARDSLRATLQRLLPES